Proteins from a genomic interval of Bradyrhizobium sp. CCGB01:
- a CDS encoding NAD(P)H-hydrate dehydratase: MEVLTTAEMQRADQLSIAAGTPGFKLMLSAGQAVAEAANALVEEGPILIVAGPGNNGGDGFVAAAELAAQGRDVSVILMCERDQLQGDAASAARGWKHPVLPFNPQAIGRPALIIDALFGAGLSRPVDGEARAMIEAINANGAVVLAVDLPSGINGTSAAVMGVAVNATETVTFFRKKPAHLLLPGRMHCGRVRVADIGIEPQVLDEITPQIFENDPDVWAAAFPVPRIDGHKYARGHVLAVSGDIAATGAARLAARGALRAGAGLVTLATPRDALAINASALTAVMVRVCDSAIEFGELLSDKRYNTCMIGPGAGVGDRTCDLVHTALTAQRHLVLDADALTSFAANPERLFESIKSSGDNAVVLTPHEGEFPRLFSDLSNKNPGRSKLERVRAAAERAGAVVLLKGPDTTIAAPDGRATIATNAPPWLATAGAGDVLAGIIAGLLAQGVPAFEAASIGVWMHGEAGSEAGPGLIAEDLTETLPAVYRRIYNALGVEY, encoded by the coding sequence ATGGAAGTACTGACCACCGCCGAAATGCAGCGCGCTGACCAGCTCAGTATTGCGGCAGGCACGCCTGGCTTCAAGCTGATGCTCAGCGCGGGCCAGGCGGTCGCCGAGGCCGCCAATGCGCTGGTGGAGGAGGGGCCGATCCTGATCGTCGCCGGCCCCGGCAACAATGGCGGCGACGGTTTTGTCGCGGCTGCCGAGCTCGCCGCCCAGGGCCGCGACGTCTCGGTGATCCTGATGTGCGAGCGCGACCAGCTCCAGGGCGACGCGGCTTCCGCCGCGCGCGGCTGGAAGCATCCGGTGCTGCCGTTCAATCCGCAGGCGATCGGAAGACCCGCGCTGATCATCGATGCGCTGTTCGGCGCGGGCCTCAGCCGTCCCGTCGACGGCGAGGCGCGGGCGATGATCGAGGCGATCAACGCCAACGGCGCCGTGGTGCTCGCGGTCGATCTGCCGAGCGGCATCAACGGCACCAGCGCAGCCGTGATGGGCGTCGCGGTCAACGCCACCGAGACCGTCACCTTCTTCCGCAAGAAGCCGGCGCATCTGCTTCTGCCGGGGCGGATGCATTGTGGCCGGGTGCGCGTCGCCGACATCGGCATCGAGCCGCAGGTGCTGGACGAGATCACGCCGCAGATCTTCGAGAACGATCCGGATGTCTGGGCCGCCGCCTTTCCGGTGCCGCGGATCGACGGCCACAAATACGCGCGCGGCCATGTGCTGGCGGTCTCCGGCGATATCGCCGCGACCGGCGCGGCGCGGCTCGCCGCGCGCGGGGCGCTGCGCGCCGGCGCGGGCCTCGTGACGCTGGCGACCCCGCGCGATGCGCTCGCGATCAACGCGAGCGCGCTCACCGCCGTGATGGTTCGCGTCTGCGACAGCGCGATCGAGTTCGGCGAGCTGCTGTCCGACAAGCGCTACAACACCTGCATGATCGGCCCCGGCGCGGGCGTCGGCGATCGCACCTGCGATCTCGTCCACACCGCGCTGACGGCGCAGCGGCATCTGGTGCTGGACGCGGATGCGCTGACCAGCTTTGCCGCGAACCCGGAGCGCCTGTTTGAATCGATCAAGTCGTCTGGGGACAATGCGGTCGTGCTGACGCCGCACGAGGGCGAGTTTCCGCGCCTGTTCTCCGACCTCAGCAACAAGAATCCGGGCCGCTCGAAACTGGAGCGCGTGCGCGCCGCGGCCGAACGCGCCGGTGCTGTCGTGCTCTTGAAGGGGCCCGATACCACGATCGCCGCGCCCGACGGCCGCGCCACCATCGCCACCAACGCGCCGCCCTGGCTCGCCACCGCCGGTGCCGGCGACGTGCTCGCCGGCATCATCGCAGGGCTGCTGGCGCAGGGCGTGCCGGCCTTCGAAGCCGCCAGCATCGGTGTCTGGATGCATGGCGAGGCGGGAAGCGAGGCGGGCCCGGGATTGATCGCGGAGGACCTGACCGAGACGCTGCCGGCGGTGTACCGGCGGATCTACAATGCGCTCGGGGTGGAGTACTGA
- a CDS encoding slipin family protein — protein sequence MMLEYLTYAALALLVVMFLSQAIRILREYERGVIFTLGRFTGVKGPGLILLVPVVQQLVKVDLRVMVQVVPPQDVISRDNVSVKVNAVLYFRIVDPERAIIKVGDYMAATSQLAQTTLRSVLGKHELDEMLAERDRLNADIQEILDKQTDVWGIKVTGIEIKDVDINETMVRAIAKQAEAERLRRAKVINAMGEQQAAEKLVEAGRILAQEPQAMQLRYFAALHDIAGERSSTVVFPLPTGLLDHFMPRRDNP from the coding sequence ATGATGCTGGAATATCTGACCTATGCGGCGCTTGCGCTGCTTGTCGTCATGTTTCTGTCCCAGGCCATTCGAATCCTGCGCGAATACGAGCGTGGCGTCATCTTCACGCTCGGCCGCTTTACCGGCGTGAAGGGCCCGGGCCTCATCCTCCTCGTTCCGGTCGTGCAGCAACTCGTCAAGGTCGATCTACGGGTGATGGTGCAGGTCGTGCCGCCGCAGGACGTGATTTCGCGGGACAACGTGTCCGTCAAGGTCAACGCCGTTCTGTACTTCCGCATCGTCGACCCCGAACGGGCCATCATCAAGGTCGGCGACTACATGGCGGCCACCAGCCAGCTCGCCCAGACCACGTTGCGCTCGGTGCTCGGCAAGCACGAGCTCGACGAGATGCTGGCCGAACGCGACAGGTTGAACGCCGACATCCAGGAGATCCTCGACAAGCAGACCGACGTCTGGGGCATCAAGGTCACCGGCATAGAGATCAAGGACGTCGATATCAACGAAACCATGGTGCGCGCGATTGCCAAACAGGCCGAGGCCGAGCGCTTGCGGCGCGCCAAGGTGATCAATGCGATGGGCGAGCAGCAGGCCGCCGAAAAGCTCGTCGAAGCCGGCCGGATTCTCGCGCAGGAGCCTCAGGCGATGCAGCTGCGTTATTTCGCGGCTCTGCACGACATCGCCGGCGAGCGGTCGTCGACCGTCGTCTTTCCGCTACCGACGGGCTTGCTCGACCATTTCATGCCGCGGCGTGACAACCCCTAG
- a CDS encoding alpha/beta hydrolase — protein sequence MRNILLSAAAVLLAGSTLVGSVRSAELPKGAAHNIVLVHGAFVDQTSWQPVADILTKKGYNVTLVENPLTSLAADVDATKQALAKQDGRTVLVGHSWGGVMITQAGNDPKVSALVYVSAFAPEVGESLAALAKAGPPTEGGNAIHPDARGNLYIDPKVFPSAVAADLPPEIAEHLAHSQLPLNHVAFEAPVTIAAWRDKPTFYVISTKDKVLAPEAQKSFAARIKAQTTEVAGSHASLVVHAKQVAEVIEKAALAK from the coding sequence ATGCGAAATATTCTCCTCTCAGCTGCCGCTGTACTCCTGGCCGGGTCGACATTGGTCGGCTCCGTCCGTTCCGCCGAACTGCCCAAGGGAGCAGCCCACAACATCGTGCTCGTGCACGGCGCTTTCGTGGACCAGACGAGCTGGCAGCCCGTTGCCGATATTCTCACAAAGAAAGGCTACAACGTCACGCTCGTCGAAAATCCGCTCACCTCCCTTGCTGCTGATGTTGATGCCACCAAGCAAGCGCTCGCGAAGCAGGACGGCAGGACCGTTCTGGTCGGCCACTCATGGGGCGGCGTGATGATCACGCAAGCCGGCAACGATCCCAAGGTTTCGGCACTGGTTTATGTTTCCGCCTTTGCACCGGAGGTCGGTGAATCCTTGGCGGCGCTGGCAAAGGCCGGCCCGCCGACCGAAGGCGGCAACGCGATCCATCCCGACGCGAGGGGCAATCTGTACATCGATCCCAAGGTGTTTCCGTCGGCTGTCGCGGCGGACCTTCCTCCGGAGATCGCCGAGCACCTGGCTCACTCGCAGCTTCCGCTGAATCACGTCGCGTTCGAGGCCCCCGTAACCATTGCGGCCTGGCGTGACAAGCCGACGTTCTATGTCATCAGCACGAAGGACAAAGTCCTCGCGCCCGAGGCCCAGAAGTCGTTCGCAGCCAGGATCAAGGCTCAGACAACGGAAGTCGCCGGCAGCCATGCCTCGCTCGTCGTTCATGCGAAGCAAGTCGCTGAAGTCATCGAAAAGGCAGCGCTCGCGAAGTGA
- a CDS encoding P-II family nitrogen regulator, with product MKKIEAIIKPFKLDEVKEALQEVGLQGITVTEAKGFGRQKGHAELYRGAEYIVDFLPKVKIEIVIGDDLVERAIDAIRRAAQTGRIGDGKIFVSNIEEAIRIRTGESGLDAI from the coding sequence GTGAAGAAAATCGAAGCCATCATCAAGCCATTCAAGCTCGACGAGGTGAAGGAAGCGCTTCAGGAAGTCGGCCTCCAAGGCATCACCGTCACCGAAGCCAAGGGCTTTGGCCGGCAGAAGGGGCACGCCGAGCTTTACCGCGGCGCAGAATACATCGTCGACTTCCTGCCCAAGGTGAAGATCGAGATCGTGATCGGCGACGATCTCGTCGAGCGCGCCATCGACGCGATCCGCCGCGCCGCGCAGACCGGGCGCATCGGCGACGGCAAGATTTTCGTCTCCAACATCGAAGAGGCGATCCGCATCCGGACCGGCGAATCCGGGCTGGACGCTATCTGA
- a CDS encoding transposase, with protein sequence MPNYRRAFVPGGCWFFTVNLLDRKQRLLVEHIAALRAAVAETRRDYPLTIDAFVVLPNHLLAVWTLPDGDADFSVRWRLIKTRFAKTLPKTEPLTAVQIAGHERGVWQNRFWEHLIRDETDYARHVEYCYINPVKHGYVSRVLDWPHSSFHRDVQAGLFPGDWAGDSSADGEFGERA encoded by the coding sequence ATGCCAAACTATCGCCGTGCATTTGTTCCGGGTGGTTGCTGGTTCTTCACGGTCAATCTGCTCGACCGGAAGCAGAGGCTGCTCGTCGAGCACATCGCGGCGCTGCGCGCGGCCGTTGCAGAGACACGCCGGGATTATCCTTTGACGATCGATGCGTTTGTCGTTCTTCCGAACCACCTCCTCGCAGTCTGGACGCTTCCGGACGGCGACGCTGATTTTTCCGTGCGATGGAGACTGATCAAGACGCGCTTCGCGAAGACCTTGCCGAAGACCGAGCCTTTAACTGCGGTGCAGATCGCGGGACATGAGCGTGGCGTATGGCAGAATCGATTCTGGGAGCATCTCATCCGCGATGAGACCGACTACGCGCGCCATGTCGAGTATTGCTACATCAATCCCGTGAAACATGGGTATGTGAGCCGCGTGCTGGATTGGCCGCATTCGTCATTCCACCGAGACGTACAGGCCGGATTGTTTCCCGGTGATTGGGCGGGAGATAGCAGCGCGGACGGTGAATTTGGCGAACGCGCGTGA
- a CDS encoding tautomerase family protein yields the protein MPYVTISTVRGILDATQKKALLERVTDLLVEVEGQGNPDFRRNVWVRIEEQEPSHWSLGGMQPTSEIIASTFGAIGADGVRAPRP from the coding sequence ATGCCTTACGTCACCATTTCCACCGTCCGCGGCATCCTGGATGCCACACAGAAGAAAGCGCTGCTCGAGCGCGTCACCGACCTCCTGGTCGAGGTCGAAGGGCAGGGCAATCCGGACTTCCGCCGCAACGTCTGGGTCAGGATCGAGGAGCAGGAGCCCTCGCACTGGTCGCTCGGCGGCATGCAGCCGACGAGCGAGATCATCGCGAGCACGTTCGGCGCGATCGGCGCGGATGGGGTGCGGGCCCCGCGGCCGTAG
- the glnA gene encoding type I glutamate--ammonia ligase gives MKTAKDVLKSIKDNDVKYVDLRFTDPRGKWQHVTFDVSMIDDDIFAEGTMFDGSSIAGWKAINESDMCLMPDPVTATIDPFFAETTMVITCDVLEPTTGEPYNRDPRGIAKKAEAMVKSMGVGDSVFVGPEAEFFVFDDVRFSANPYSTGFRLDSSELPTNSDTEYEGGNLGHRVRTKGGYFPVPPQDSVQDMRSEMLGAMAKMGVKVEKHHHEVASAQHELGMKFDTLTLMADHMQIYKYCIHQVAHIYGKTATFMPKPVYGDNGSGMHVHQSIWKDGKPVFAGNKYADLSETCLHYIGGIIKHAKAINAFTNPSTNSYKRLVPGYEAPVLLAYSARNRSASCRIPYTASPKAKRVEVRFPDPLANPYLGFAAMLMAGLDGIKNKIDPGPAMDKDLYDLPKEELKQIPTVCGSLREALENLDKDRGFLKNGGVFDDDFIDAYIELKMTEVARFEMTPHPVEFEMYYSG, from the coding sequence ATGAAGACCGCCAAAGACGTCCTGAAATCGATCAAGGACAACGACGTCAAATACGTCGACCTGCGCTTCACCGATCCGCGCGGCAAGTGGCAGCACGTCACGTTCGACGTCAGCATGATCGATGACGACATTTTCGCCGAAGGGACGATGTTCGACGGCTCCTCGATTGCCGGCTGGAAGGCGATCAACGAGTCCGACATGTGCCTGATGCCGGATCCGGTGACCGCGACGATCGACCCGTTCTTCGCCGAGACCACCATGGTCATCACCTGCGACGTGCTCGAGCCGACCACCGGCGAGCCCTACAACCGCGACCCCCGCGGCATCGCCAAGAAGGCCGAAGCCATGGTGAAGTCGATGGGCGTGGGCGACAGCGTGTTCGTCGGCCCCGAAGCCGAGTTCTTCGTGTTCGACGACGTGCGCTTCTCCGCCAACCCCTACAGCACCGGCTTCCGTCTCGACTCCTCGGAGCTGCCGACCAACTCCGACACCGAATATGAAGGCGGCAATCTCGGCCACCGCGTCCGCACCAAGGGCGGCTACTTCCCGGTGCCGCCGCAGGATTCCGTGCAGGACATGCGCTCGGAAATGCTCGGCGCCATGGCCAAGATGGGCGTCAAGGTCGAGAAGCATCACCACGAAGTCGCTTCCGCCCAGCACGAGCTCGGCATGAAGTTCGACACGCTGACGCTGATGGCCGACCACATGCAGATCTACAAATACTGCATCCACCAGGTCGCGCACATCTACGGCAAGACCGCCACCTTCATGCCGAAGCCGGTCTATGGCGACAACGGCTCGGGCATGCACGTGCACCAGTCGATCTGGAAGGACGGCAAGCCGGTGTTCGCCGGCAACAAGTACGCCGACCTGTCGGAGACCTGCCTCCACTACATCGGCGGCATCATCAAGCACGCCAAGGCGATCAACGCCTTCACCAACCCGTCGACCAACTCCTACAAGCGTCTGGTCCCGGGCTATGAGGCCCCCGTGCTGCTCGCCTACTCCGCGCGCAACCGCTCGGCCTCGTGCCGCATCCCCTACACCGCTTCGCCGAAGGCCAAGCGCGTCGAGGTGCGCTTCCCCGATCCGCTCGCCAATCCCTATCTCGGCTTCGCCGCGATGCTGATGGCCGGCCTCGACGGCATCAAGAACAAGATCGATCCGGGTCCGGCGATGGACAAGGACCTCTACGACCTGCCGAAGGAAGAGCTGAAGCAGATCCCGACGGTGTGCGGCTCGCTTCGCGAGGCGCTCGAAAACCTCGACAAGGACCGCGGCTTCCTCAAGAACGGCGGCGTGTTCGACGACGACTTCATCGACGCTTACATCGAGCTGAAGATGACCGAAGTCGCCCGCTTCGAGATGACCCCGCACCCGGTCGAGTTCGAAATGTACTATTCGGGTTAA
- a CDS encoding AraC family transcriptional regulator — MDILTQVLDRVRLGGTLLFHFELGHPWHLELPQRPYALFHYLSQGSATLALEQGQEIQMTEGDFVVITRGEPHVFYSDRRTKPLRIMDIDRSSPRLGVVRHGSRAKPLSTMICGNFTVSRPLFGSVLELLPPVLLLKPTADGGWFEAILRRMVSESALERPGQSVALSRLTEVLFVEVLRSWIASLSPGQGGWLGAISDPHIGPALKLIHENPERPWALSDLGQRVGLGRSVFSARFTKLVGQSMHRYVIERRMAEAAFLLETSDEPIARIASRVGYETAAAFSKLFHRCHGLSPGRYRAARRSDSGEGKAQKAQVADRL; from the coding sequence ATGGATATCCTCACCCAGGTGCTCGATCGCGTGCGTCTCGGCGGGACGCTGCTTTTTCATTTCGAGCTTGGACATCCCTGGCATCTCGAGTTGCCGCAGCGTCCCTACGCCCTGTTTCACTATCTCAGCCAGGGCTCCGCGACCCTCGCGCTCGAACAGGGGCAGGAAATCCAGATGACCGAGGGCGATTTCGTCGTCATCACACGCGGAGAGCCGCATGTGTTTTATTCGGATCGCCGGACCAAGCCTTTGCGGATCATGGACATCGATCGATCGTCCCCGCGTCTTGGCGTCGTTCGTCATGGCAGCCGTGCAAAGCCGCTCTCGACCATGATCTGCGGCAATTTCACGGTGTCACGGCCGTTGTTTGGCAGCGTGCTGGAGCTACTTCCGCCCGTGCTCCTGTTGAAGCCGACGGCGGACGGTGGCTGGTTTGAAGCAATCCTGCGCCGCATGGTCAGCGAGTCCGCGCTCGAACGTCCTGGCCAAAGCGTCGCGCTTTCACGACTGACGGAAGTGCTCTTCGTCGAGGTGCTTCGGAGCTGGATCGCGTCTCTCAGTCCCGGACAAGGTGGCTGGCTCGGGGCCATATCCGACCCGCACATCGGACCGGCCCTCAAGCTGATTCACGAAAACCCGGAGCGGCCCTGGGCGCTGAGCGACCTCGGCCAACGCGTGGGACTCGGCCGCTCGGTATTTTCGGCGCGCTTTACCAAGCTCGTCGGCCAGTCCATGCATCGCTATGTGATCGAGCGCCGCATGGCGGAAGCGGCGTTCCTGCTGGAAACCAGCGATGAGCCCATTGCACGGATTGCCAGCCGGGTCGGTTACGAGACAGCAGCGGCATTTTCGAAGCTGTTCCATCGATGTCACGGCCTATCGCCTGGCAGGTACCGAGCCGCTCGACGCTCTGACAGTGGCGAAGGGAAAGCTCAGAAGGCACAAGTAGCCGATCGACTTTGA
- a CDS encoding asparaginase, whose translation MMTPTASAAGRRQSWISMLSIPLFVLTILTCGGAAAQAAEPGKDAAAGGLPRILVLATGGTIAGQADPRATGAYKSGQITGEQLMQSVPGLDKLAKINAEQISSIGSQDMNDKVWFALARRIQDAFDKNEADGIIITHGTDTLEETAFFLDNVVRGDKPVVIVGSMRPATAVSADGPGNLYEAVQVAADPRSRGRGVMAVLNDKIQGARSVTKTNTTSIETFSSANDGPVGYVDTAGGIRFMAQAPGFKRATYRLPAGEQLPRVAIVYSHANMDAVPIEDAISHGAKGIVLAGVGDGNTSKSALDALEAAAKKGIIVVRSSRVRSGFVTRNVEVDDDKNGFVVSEDLNPQKARVLTQLLIAGGVTAPAELQKAFTATW comes from the coding sequence ATGATGACGCCTACCGCCAGTGCAGCCGGTCGCCGCCAAAGCTGGATTTCAATGCTCTCCATTCCCCTCTTCGTCCTCACAATTTTGACGTGCGGGGGCGCAGCCGCGCAGGCCGCGGAGCCGGGCAAGGACGCGGCGGCCGGCGGCCTGCCGCGCATTCTCGTGCTTGCGACGGGAGGCACTATCGCAGGCCAGGCCGATCCGCGCGCAACGGGGGCGTACAAGTCCGGCCAGATCACGGGCGAGCAGCTGATGCAGTCGGTGCCGGGCCTCGACAAGCTCGCCAAGATCAACGCCGAGCAGATTTCGTCGATCGGGTCGCAGGACATGAACGACAAGGTCTGGTTCGCACTGGCCCGCCGCATCCAGGATGCCTTCGACAAGAACGAGGCCGATGGAATCATCATCACCCATGGCACCGATACGCTCGAGGAGACCGCGTTCTTTCTCGACAATGTGGTCCGCGGCGACAAGCCGGTGGTGATCGTCGGTTCGATGCGTCCGGCCACGGCGGTCAGCGCCGACGGTCCCGGCAATCTCTACGAAGCGGTACAGGTGGCCGCCGATCCGCGCTCGCGCGGGCGGGGCGTCATGGCCGTGCTGAACGACAAGATTCAAGGCGCCCGCTCGGTCACCAAGACCAACACCACGAGCATCGAGACCTTCAGTTCCGCCAATGACGGGCCGGTGGGCTATGTCGACACCGCCGGCGGCATCCGCTTCATGGCGCAGGCTCCCGGCTTCAAGCGCGCGACCTATCGGCTTCCGGCCGGCGAGCAATTGCCGCGCGTCGCGATCGTCTACTCGCACGCCAACATGGACGCCGTTCCGATCGAGGACGCCATTTCCCACGGCGCAAAAGGCATCGTGCTGGCCGGCGTCGGCGACGGCAACACGTCGAAGTCGGCCCTCGATGCGCTCGAAGCGGCGGCCAAGAAGGGCATCATCGTCGTCCGCTCCTCGCGGGTTCGATCCGGCTTCGTGACCCGGAACGTCGAGGTCGACGACGACAAGAACGGCTTCGTCGTGTCCGAGGACCTCAATCCGCAGAAGGCGCGCGTCCTCACGCAATTGCTGATCGCGGGCGGCGTGACGGCGCCGGCCGAGCTGCAGAAGGCTTTTACGGCGACGTGGTGA
- a CDS encoding GlxA family transcriptional regulator yields the protein MKLAILALEGCMHSAIAGIADILSLANHVMQQSGAKTRFAWQTLSLDGKAVRAGGGQMVAVDGAIGKRARFDAIIVPGNLVDHVTAERLRPQYARAGAWLRQQHAGGRLIGAFCSGVFLLAGAGLLDNRRATITWWLQSELRQRHPSIDLAADAVITVADRIVCAAGPMSWVDLLLKLIETVEGKETAKLCADYVVIDTAQRSQSIFMPVGYLLSQDPLLTRADLLVRRTGKSPMTVKRLAGALGLSERTLNRKFQELTREPPQAFIMRRRVEHARTLLETTTQPIKTIARTAGYEDESSFRKAFRKLTLMSPQAYRARRMERAA from the coding sequence ATGAAGCTCGCAATTCTGGCGCTGGAAGGTTGCATGCATTCGGCGATCGCGGGGATCGCCGACATCCTCTCGCTCGCCAATCATGTCATGCAGCAGAGCGGCGCGAAAACGCGCTTCGCCTGGCAGACGCTGTCGCTGGACGGCAAGGCGGTGCGCGCCGGCGGCGGCCAGATGGTCGCGGTCGACGGTGCGATCGGCAAACGCGCTCGCTTCGACGCGATCATCGTCCCCGGCAACCTCGTCGATCACGTCACGGCGGAACGGCTGCGACCGCAATATGCTCGCGCCGGCGCCTGGCTCCGGCAACAGCACGCAGGCGGCCGGCTGATCGGCGCGTTTTGCAGCGGCGTGTTCCTGCTCGCCGGTGCCGGCCTGCTCGACAACCGCCGCGCCACCATCACCTGGTGGCTGCAAAGCGAGCTGCGCCAGCGTCACCCCAGCATCGACCTCGCCGCCGACGCCGTCATCACCGTGGCGGACCGCATCGTCTGCGCGGCCGGACCGATGTCGTGGGTCGACCTCCTCCTCAAGTTGATCGAGACGGTCGAGGGCAAGGAGACCGCAAAACTCTGCGCCGACTACGTCGTGATCGACACGGCGCAGCGCAGCCAATCGATCTTCATGCCCGTCGGCTATCTGCTCTCGCAGGACCCGCTGCTGACCAGGGCCGACCTGCTGGTTCGCCGCACCGGCAAGAGCCCGATGACGGTCAAGCGCCTCGCCGGTGCGCTCGGCCTCAGCGAGCGCACGCTGAACCGGAAGTTCCAGGAGCTCACGCGCGAGCCGCCGCAAGCCTTCATCATGCGCCGCCGCGTCGAGCACGCGCGCACGCTGCTGGAGACGACGACGCAGCCGATCAAGACCATCGCACGCACGGCCGGCTACGAGGACGAGAGCAGCTTCCGCAAGGCCTTCCGCAAGCTCACCCTGATGTCACCGCAGGCCTATCGCGCGCGGCGGATGGAGCGGGCGGCGTGA
- a CDS encoding nodulation protein NfeD, producing the protein MQTMKAALVAAIGVVALICCLLPSSAEESGRIALVVSIDGAIGPASASYVKEALAKASERRAEVVLLRMNTPGGLNSSMREIIADVLASPIPVVGYVAPSGAHAASAGTYILYATHIAAMAPGTNIGAATPVQIGGPLPGLPSGTPDKDSKDKKDEPKDAMTAKVTNDAVAFIRSLAELRNRNADWAEKAVREAATLSANGALEAHAIDLVARDQAELLRRLDGREVEVAGGRTQRLATKDAVVEAADPGAISRFLAVITDPNVAFILLMVGIYGLIFEFMSPGAVAPGVVGAICLLIGLYALNLLPINYAGLALMLIGIVLLTVEAFNPTVVIGLGGIIAFVLGALMLFRVEAPGYHLSWWVIGITAAVFIGFALVVLGSLRRAAKAPERVGAQAMRGLPAEVLDWNGSEGHVFAHGERWQARGAETFKPGETVEIANVVDLTLLIRRAPTGDGGTS; encoded by the coding sequence GTGCAGACCATGAAGGCGGCCCTCGTTGCGGCGATTGGCGTCGTGGCTTTGATCTGCTGCCTCCTTCCCAGTTCAGCGGAGGAGAGCGGTCGTATTGCACTGGTTGTTTCGATCGACGGGGCCATTGGCCCTGCGTCGGCCAGCTACGTGAAGGAGGCCCTGGCCAAGGCAAGCGAACGGCGCGCCGAGGTCGTGCTTCTGAGAATGAACACCCCCGGCGGCCTCAATTCCAGCATGCGTGAGATCATCGCGGATGTGCTGGCCTCGCCCATCCCCGTCGTCGGTTACGTCGCGCCCTCCGGCGCCCACGCGGCGAGCGCGGGGACCTATATCCTTTATGCGACCCACATTGCTGCGATGGCGCCAGGCACCAATATCGGTGCCGCGACGCCGGTGCAGATTGGCGGGCCGCTGCCGGGCCTGCCGAGCGGCACACCCGACAAGGATAGCAAAGACAAGAAGGATGAGCCGAAGGACGCGATGACGGCGAAGGTGACGAACGATGCCGTCGCCTTCATCCGCAGCCTCGCCGAGCTGCGCAACCGCAATGCGGACTGGGCGGAGAAGGCGGTCCGTGAAGCTGCCACGCTGTCCGCCAACGGCGCGCTGGAGGCGCATGCCATCGATCTCGTCGCGCGCGACCAGGCTGAATTGCTGAGGCGGCTCGATGGCCGCGAGGTGGAAGTTGCAGGCGGCAGGACCCAGCGCCTCGCGACGAAGGATGCGGTCGTTGAAGCCGCCGACCCCGGAGCGATATCCCGCTTCCTGGCGGTGATCACCGATCCGAACGTGGCGTTCATTCTCCTGATGGTCGGCATCTACGGCCTGATCTTCGAGTTCATGTCGCCCGGTGCCGTCGCCCCGGGAGTCGTCGGCGCGATCTGCCTGCTGATCGGCCTTTATGCCCTCAATCTGCTGCCGATCAACTACGCCGGCCTTGCCCTGATGTTGATCGGTATCGTGCTTCTCACCGTCGAAGCCTTCAATCCGACCGTGGTGATCGGTCTCGGAGGGATCATCGCTTTCGTGCTGGGAGCGCTGATGCTGTTCAGGGTCGAGGCGCCCGGCTACCATTTGTCGTGGTGGGTGATCGGCATCACTGCGGCGGTGTTCATCGGCTTCGCGCTCGTCGTGCTTGGTTCGCTTCGGCGCGCCGCCAAGGCTCCTGAACGGGTTGGCGCGCAGGCCATGCGGGGCTTGCCCGCCGAGGTTCTCGACTGGAACGGGAGCGAAGGTCATGTCTTCGCCCATGGTGAGCGCTGGCAGGCGCGCGGCGCCGAAACGTTCAAGCCCGGAGAGACGGTCGAAATCGCCAACGTCGTCGACCTGACGCTGCTGATCCGGCGCGCACCAACAGGCGATGGAGGTACATCATGA